The Salvelinus alpinus chromosome 28, SLU_Salpinus.1, whole genome shotgun sequence genome includes a window with the following:
- the LOC139557190 gene encoding transmembrane protein 51-like, which produces MHSSVEVPPNPHVASNHNNSPGNSGSQYALCALGVGLVALGIVMIVWSVVPSDMAGNNSSGNGGGNPKPDTRGRTSSVAFVLVGAGVAMLLLSLCLGMRNKQREQQVLLDAQTLGAGNEAASEDDGEAAEERSQRYTVPSYEEVVGSGEYPIRQSNLRHSSSQLPSYDDLVDGVQIELEGSDVTQTSPASANPASSAVPNRRPGRTGLKLLPLKIRRIKSEKLFMNNTVNSQPPGGISIEPLTPPPMYEDKAPQL; this is translated from the exons ATGCACTCCAGCGTTGAGGTGCCCCCAAACCCCCATGTTGCCAGCAACCACAACAACAGTCCCGGAAACTCGGGTTCCCAGTATGCCTTGTGTGCCCTGGGGGTGGGACTGGTGGCCCTGGGCATTGTCATGATCGTGTGGAGTGTGGTGCCCTCCGACATGGCCGGGAACAACAGCAGTGGCAATGGAGGAGGGAACCCGAAACCGGACACTAGGGGGAGGACTTCATCGGTGGCCTTTGTACTGGTCGGGGCTGGAGTGGCcatgctcctgctgtctctgtgCCTGGGGATGAGGAACAAGCAGCGGGAGCAGCAGGTGCTCCTAGATGCCCAGACTCTGGGGGCAGGCAACGAAGCTGCCAGTGAGGACGACGGAGAGGC GGCAGAGGAGCGATCCCAGAGGTACACTGTGCCCAGCTACGAGGAGGTGGTAGGCAGCGGCGAGTACCCCATACGCCAGAGCAACTTGCGCCAcagctcctcccagctgccctccTACGACGACCTGGTGGACGGTGTGCAGATTGAGCTGGAAGGGTCAGATGTCACCCAGACGTCACCCGCTTCCGCTAACCCTGCCTCCTCTGCTGTGCCTAACCGCCGCCCTGGGCGAACGGGCCTCAAGCTCCTTCCCCTTAAGATCCGGAGGATTAAATCGGAGAAGCTCTTTATGAATAACACGGTTAACTCTCAGCCACCGGGAGGGATCTCTATTGAGCCGCTCACTCCGCCACCAATGTATGAGGACAAAGCACCCCAGCTCTGA
- the LOC139557191 gene encoding putative nuclease HARBI1 isoform X1: MKAQNCVFLSALTMACPFVRDVVDEEALVLRRAFRRERVFRDRLDPLAFPDDHLYERYRFSADGIRYLCRLLGPRIKHRTARSHALSVEQMVCVALRFFASGAFLYSVGDAEQLNKATICRTIRSVCLAIKALADVFISFPGHRRLCDIKEEFYRIAGFPNVIGAVDCTHIRIKAPSGAHEADFVNRKSFHSINVQMVCNADCVISNVVAKWPGSVHDSRIFRASEIYQCLSQGEFSGVLLGDRGYGCQPFLLTPFTDPQEAQQAYNHAHARTRARVEMTFGLLKARFHCLHKLRVSPVRACDITVACAVLHNVACLRKERAPRVPPAMDWDNPAIFPDDDSGRLLRDQYVLNYFS; encoded by the exons atgaaggcccaaaattgtgtgttcctttctgctctgacaatggcatgcccattcgtgcgagatgtggtggatgaagaagcacttgtgctgaggagagccttcaggcgagaaagggtcttcagggaccggttggacccactggccttccctgatgaccatctatatgaaagatacaggttttctgcagatggcatcaggtatctatgcagactactgggtcccaggattaagcaccgcactgcacggagccatgcactgagtgtggagcaaatggtttgtgtggccttgcgcttttttgctagtggagccttcctgtactcagtgggggatgcagaacagctgaacaaggccacaatttgccgcacaataaggagtgtgtgtctggctatcaaagcattagcagatgtcttcatctccttccctggccacagaagactctgtgacatcaaagaggagttctataggattgcag gtttccccaatgtcattggtgcagtggactgcacacacataaggataaaagccccctcaggtgcccatgaggccgattttgtgaataggaaatcctttcacagcattaatgttcag atggtctgcaatgctgactgtgtgatcagcaatgttgtggcaaaatggcctggctcagtccatgactccagaatctttcgggcctctgaaatctatcagtgcctatcacaag gtgaattctctggtgtgttgctgggagacagggggtatggctgccagccttttctcctgacacctttcacagacccccaggaagcacagcaggcctacaaccatgcccatgccaggaccagggccagagttgaaatgacctttggcctcctgaaggcacgctttcactgccttcacaaattaagggtcagccctgttagggcatgtgatattactgtggcttgtgctgtcctccacaatgtggcctgcctgaggaaggagagggcccccagagtgccaccagccatggactgggacaatccggcaatcttccctgatgacgacagtggtcggctgctgagggaccaatatgtgttgaattattttagttag
- the LOC139557191 gene encoding myb/SANT-like DNA-binding domain-containing protein 4 isoform X3 has translation MATRAAYFSPSEAQILMEAYEEVKDIIKKKGNTATVIKQREKAWQSIADRLNALNMNGPKRTWQQVKIKYKNILQNAVKKNTHRQGTGGGSPKADLTPAEDMALELNKGRPVLEGIPGGKETSIGSSQDATRFIQVSGSTVFLLEPPAQAPDDADPGEGPSAAATAHDGDDDEEETISLDSRRHEDPDAIQWENQPGNISSQAIRKLYGNHLRRQIELADIDIQYKKKKMENLALESEIKKRTIRKLDLEIKKLERELQEDDTAQNKN, from the exons atggcaactagagccgcgtacttttccccgtcggaagcacaaatcctcatggaggcatacgaggaggtaaaagatataattaagaagaaaggcaacaccgccacagtgataaagcaaagagaaaaagcgtggcaaagtattgcagaccgcctgaatgc attaaacatgaacgggccaaaacggacatggcagcaggtcaaaatcaaatacaagaacattctgcagaatg cagtgaaaaagaatacccacagacaaggcacgggtggtgggtcaccaaaggctgaccttaccccagcagaggacatggccttggagctaaataaaggcaggcccgtcttagaggggatccctggggggaaagagacgagcataggttcctcccaagatgccacccgcttcattcaag tgtctggcagcactgtgttcctgttagagccaccagcacaagcaccagacgatgctgatcca ggtgaaggccccagtgcagcagcaacagcacatgatggagacgatgatgaggaggagaccatctctctggattccagaaggcatgag gacccagatgctatacagtgggaaaaccagcctggcaacata agctcacaagctatcagaaagttgtatggcaaccacctccggcgccaaatagaactggcagacatagacattcagtacaagaagaaaaagatggaaaatcttgcactggagtccgaaataaaaaagaggacaattaggaaactggaccttgaaataaaaaaacttgagagggag ctccaagaagatgacacagctcaaaataaaaattag
- the LOC139557191 gene encoding myb/SANT-like DNA-binding domain-containing protein 4 isoform X2 gives MATRAAYFSPSEAQILMEAYEEVKDIIKKKGNTATVIKQREKAWQSIADRLNALNMNGPKRTWQQVKIKYKNILQNAVKKNTHRQGTGGGSPKADLTPAEDMALELNKGRPVLEGIPGGKETSIGSSQDATRFIQVSGSTVFLLEPPAQAPDDADPGEGPSAAATAHDGDDDEEETISLDSRRHEDPDAIQWENQPGNISSQAIRKLYGNHLRRQIELADIDIQYKKKKMENLALESEIKKRTIRKLDLEIKKLEREVRYAFNVHCMLTVTQMY, from the exons atggcaactagagccgcgtacttttccccgtcggaagcacaaatcctcatggaggcatacgaggaggtaaaagatataattaagaagaaaggcaacaccgccacagtgataaagcaaagagaaaaagcgtggcaaagtattgcagaccgcctgaatgc attaaacatgaacgggccaaaacggacatggcagcaggtcaaaatcaaatacaagaacattctgcagaatg cagtgaaaaagaatacccacagacaaggcacgggtggtgggtcaccaaaggctgaccttaccccagcagaggacatggccttggagctaaataaaggcaggcccgtcttagaggggatccctggggggaaagagacgagcataggttcctcccaagatgccacccgcttcattcaag tgtctggcagcactgtgttcctgttagagccaccagcacaagcaccagacgatgctgatcca ggtgaaggccccagtgcagcagcaacagcacatgatggagacgatgatgaggaggagaccatctctctggattccagaaggcatgag gacccagatgctatacagtgggaaaaccagcctggcaacata agctcacaagctatcagaaagttgtatggcaaccacctccggcgccaaatagaactggcagacatagacattcagtacaagaagaaaaagatggaaaatcttgcactggagtccgaaataaaaaagaggacaattaggaaactggaccttgaaataaaaaaacttgagagggaggtgagatatgccttcaatgtacactgtatgctaactgtaacacaaatgtattaa